The following are from one region of the Populus trichocarpa isolate Nisqually-1 chromosome 8, P.trichocarpa_v4.1, whole genome shotgun sequence genome:
- the LOC7467507 gene encoding heat stress transcription factor A-6b — protein MASTAIPQPMEGLRDSVPPPFLTKTYDIIEDASTNHIVSWSRGNNSFIIWDPQAFSTSLLPRYFKHNNFSSFVRQLNTYGFRKVDPDRWEFANEGFLRGKKHLLKSIRRRKAPQTLTSQACVEVGTFGLDGEVNRLRRDKQVLMVELVKLRQQQQTTKACIQLIERKLKRTENKQQQMMSFLARAMQNPNFVQQLAQQKEMRKELEEAISKKRRRPIDQGRSNFEVAEFGHGEGVGTFVKIEHQEFGDLSEFDDLSEFDVPEFHNPAMNMQGLSENQLINLVEERIEKGEEHGNKGNEIDEGFWEDLLNEDIIDEEIAVLGSEGEDEEDVSVLVEQLGYLGSSTELRT, from the exons ATGGCATCTACAGCTATTCCACAACCAATGGAGGGACTCCGTGACTCGGTTCCTCCACCATTTCTCACCAAAACTTATGATATAATAGAAGATGCAAGCACAAACCATATTGTTTCTTGGAGTAGAGGTAACAACAGCTTTATTATTTGGGATCCCCAAGCCTTTTCCACGAGTCTCCTCCCTAGATACTTCAAGCACAACAATTTCTCTAGCTTTGTTAGGCAGCTTAACACATAT GGGTTTAGAAAGGTTGATCCAGATAGATGGGAGTTTGCTAATGAAGGGTTTCTCAGAGGGAAAAAACATCTTCTCAAGAGTATTAGGAGGAGAAAAGCTCCTCAAACACTAACTTCTCAGGCTTGTGTTGAAGTTGGAACATTTGGACTGGATGGGGAAGTGAATCGATTAAGGCGAGACAAGCAAGTACTAATGGTGGAACTGGTGAAGCTTAGACAACAACAACAGACTACTAAAGCTTGCATTCAACTTATTGAACGAAAACTTAAAAGGACTGAGAATAAACAGCAACAGATGATGAGTTTCTTGGCTAGAGCAATGCAAAATCCCAACTTTGTGCAGCAACTAGCCCAACAAAAGGAAATgaggaaagaacttgaagaggcGATTAGTAAAAAGAGAAGGCGACCGATTGATCAAGGGCGTAGTAATTTTGAGGTTGCAGAATTCGGCCATGGCGAGGGAGTAGGAACATTTGTTAAGATTGAACATCAGGAGTTTGGTGATCTTTCTGAGTTTGACGATCTTTCTGAGTTTGACGTTCCAGAATTTCACAATCCGGCAATGAACATGCAAGGACTAAGTGAAAACCAACTGATCAACTTGGTGGAAGAACGTATTGAGAAAGGAGAAGAACATGGAAATAAAGGTAACGAAATTGATGAGGGTTTCTGGGAAGATTTATTGAACGAGGATATTATTGACGAAGAAATAGCAGTATTGGGTAGCGAAGGTGAAGACGAGGAAGATGTAAGCGTGTTGGTTGAACAGCTTGGTTACTTGGGTTCCAGTACAGAGTTGAGGACTTGA